TCCTTTTAGGAGTGAATCTGAAGTAACTCACAACACAGAGATAGCTGTTAGCTTAGGGGGCCTGGGCGCAGAGTTAGCTTTTAGCTTAGATAGCAAGGTTAGCTTAGGGCACAGTGACGTGTGAGCTCAAAGAGCAGTTAGTTGTTAGCTCAGGGTGTAGGCAATCTTTAGTTAACTATTAGCTCGGCTAATTAAATCAGAGGACAAATACAGCTCTTAGATCAgagttagctgttagctcaAAGGAACATAGTTGTTAACTCAGGGGCCTGGGTGTTAGCTTAGATAGCAGTGTTAACTCAGGACACAGAGTCCGCTGTAAGCTCAGGTAGCAGATTTAGCTGTTAGCTCAGGGAGAAGACGATCTTTAGGTAACCATTAGTTCAGCTCAAAGAAAGCTACGTTAGCTATTAGCTGAAGCGTATTAGCTCAGAGAGCAGAATCAAAGAGTTAGATGTTAACTCACAgagttagctgttagcttagaGGGTTAGTTGTTAGCTCAGAGAGCTAGCTTTTAGCTCAGTGTAGGCTGGTGAGTTCTTTTACAGAAATGAATCCTCTGGAGAAGATGAACAAAGtacataatgtttttattaagaCGTTGAGTACATGACATGTGTCAATCTAAATGAATAAAGTGGTCAAATCCAGATCAGAGTTTCAGTCACTTCTTAGTTTTAGAACATTTATCAAAACGTAATGTTTTCATGTCGTTGACTCGTTTATTCCTCCTGCTGTTCGCCATGTGTGATGATGTAACACAGAGATTTGTAGTCCAGGTTTCCTGTCACGTCGATGTCCGACGACTGGAACATCTGCTTCACCTGAAACCACAGTACCAGTTGTAatactgtttatttaaaatggaaCTTAGGAGACGCATTGTTCACCTCCTCAGATGAAAACTTGTCCGCTTGCGTCATCAGTAGATTCTGtaatctgaaacaaaaaaaaaaagatcagagaTCTGTTGACGCTAATATGAGACGTTATTGAACAAAAACGACTTACTCATCTTTGTGAATGAAGCCTTTGGCGTCAGGGTCAAACATTTTGAaagcatttaaaatggtttCCTCAGGGTCTGTGCCTGCAAATACAGGATAAACATGGGGATGATTGTTGATGTTGACCTGTGACCCTTTGTCAGTTAAACCAGAGTTAGAGTGAAGAACTTCCATGTAGTCTTAATAAAATCTCACCACTTTAACTATGGATTAATTCATACTATACATTTTGTAAAACACCAGAAAGAAATATCCCCAATTTAGTTCTGAGAAACATCTAGTTGTATTAtttataatgtaatttattgattgattgttaaatgttgttgtCGCATCATTCTCACCATGCAGTTTTCCTCCAAATAGGGTCAGGAACATGGTGAAGTTGATGGGACCAGTGGCTTCTCTCAGCATGTCCTCCAACTCATTGTCCAGCACATTAAGTTTacctgaggaacacacacacacacacacacacacacacacacacaccttagaCCCCTAACAAATGAGTCATCAGTTGTTGATCAACTGCTGCTTcaatcagtaagttcaaatataatattttataatatattattttaatattaaatatatttttttgtgacatCTGGGTTTGAAAACCTTCATCTGTCTAATTGCAAGTCTTTGCATCTCAGGTTGAttctcagcagcagggtttgCTCACAGcccagtcagtgctgactgtaaGTGATTACAGTCagtgaactatccctttaacaacCTGTATGTTGCATTGCTGTAGCTACAAACCCAGAGAGGCGTATGTGTCCTTCAGATCCTCCTTGTCAATAAATCCATCCCGGTTCTGGTCAATCAGAGTGAATGCCTGAAACAGAAATTATGAAATgagatttaaatcaaaataattcaATAAGTGAATTGAATGAATCTGACGGAATCACCTCTTTAAACTCTTGGATCTGAGTTTGTTCAAACATGGAGAAGACGTTGGATGAGGCTCTCTGAGCCCGTTTGgctcctccctccttcttctttgtctttctgctcGCCTGAACAAACATTAATGTATAGgtgtgatgaacacacacacacacacacactatatacatgcatatgacattttttttagctttcatttatgaagatatgtaacaaaaaaactTACCCTGTCAAATAATTGTAGGTGATTAAGCATCATTTACTACTCATTTTAATTCATGTACATCTCCTGCATATgtgattatatttaatatatctttcataaataagacattttactTTACATGTAAACCATTGTTATATTAATTGTAcagtttattaaatgtattatagctacatactgtacatgtataatttcaagtCTGTTAAATATCTTTTCACATGTATATTTTAGAAACAGCTTAATTTCCCACACTTACATTTTCAACCAGTCATTACATAGATTCacagacaaaaaagtaaatttgGGAACTCTTGTTTCAGCTTTCTTCTTAATCTTCATTGGTGAGATAAAATGCAGCTGTGCAAAATTTaagattaaaacaaaagaaatatgtAAGCTTGAACAAAGTTTTGTACGTACCATGTGTGGTTGTCTTGTCCTCTTTGATGAGTCTTCAGCAGCGGTGGCTTCATATTTAAGCAGAGCAGCTGTGACGATGAGGAGGATGTGATGATGGTCTAAATGGAGCGGTGCGTTCAGGGACCCTCTGCTCTCATACACTTCCCCTTACATGGTCAGCATGTGTGGTAAAACCCTGGTTCTCTTGAGGCCCCTCAGAAAcaactgctactactgctgatgatgatgatgatgatcaaaaCCTTTTACAGAGTTTCTATTTACAGAGAGTCACTGTGGAGAGGTCACTGAGAGGTCACATGATAGCATCAcactcatcttcatcttcttcatgaTCATCGGCACAACCTTACATTAACATGTCGCTGTTAAACATCTGGGTCATTATATGCGTTTTTGTTcaggtttttatttcagtacccactttattgttttccattcttcatcagtCAGAACCCTGAATCAGTATCCACACTGTTGTTTTCCAGTCAGTATTAATGTGAACCCTGAGTCAGCATCCActctgttgttttccattatttaTCAGTCAGAACCCTGTGTCAGCGTCCACGCTGTTGTTTTCCATTCAGTATTAGTTACAGTATTAGTGTGAACCCTGAGTCAGCATCCAAACTATTGTTTTCAATTCTGTATTAGTGTGAACCCTGAGTCAGTATCCACACTGTTGATTTCCATTCAGTATTAGTGTGAACCCTGAGTCAGCATCCACACTGTTGATTTCCATTCAGTATTAGTGTGAACCCTGAGTCAGGGTCCACAGTCCATTCTGAAATACTATGAAAAGTGAAGCAGCATCCACactattgttttttattctcttaaatcCAGTCCCTTTTAGGACGTTAACTCCTCCCACATTCCTTCCAAGTGTCAACACGTTTAGCTCCTTAAGAACACATAACCTCACCAGCACCATTTTTGAAATTCTTCATGGTTAAGTTAACACAGACAACAATGCAGAATATTCCACTCATCACCTTATTGAAACCCCTTTAACGGccttgttttagatgtttctgcTTCATTCTGAGGTCCATAAATGATCTCGTTTTAGTCAATAATTAAAATCCATTATTTCTAGTGTCAAACACCAAATAGATGTGTTTATCAGTGTCCACAAGGGGGCGCCACACTCATTATTTGCATTGTGTGGCTTTCAGTGGTAGACAATTTGACGAGATAAAGACGATTATGAAATATTGGTGATCAATAATTATCAGAGTGAAACTAGATGATCAGTTTCATTGAATTCGGGTAATGACGTTGGGTTTTTATTCTCAGCAAACCCTGTGCCATACCGAGATGGTCCTTCTGCCAGACTCTATTGAAGAAATctattgatttaatttgtgttcTCGTGCAGATCAAATTATTTATTAACAAACGACCAACTTTGAAAAGTGTACCAATCGTCTTACTTTACCCTAAGGTTCGGCTTAACTGTAGCCAAATAAAAGCACTGTTAAATacagattttattattttgtaatcgAGACAGCGTCAGTTAACTGTTGGTTTCCCGGTCACTGCAGACCAAGAACGCACCATAGCTTCCCCACTGGACTACCGTGCGTCATTAAAAACGACACAACTTGCTTTCAATATAATACATTCTTgtatatttttacacttatcaCGAGTTATAGAGTTGAGATTGAATGTTTCAGTAAATCGGGGATTTTATTAAAAAGCAGCAGTTGAACTGTGTGTTTTCCGAGGCTCGGCGGGCCGTGAACGCATCGCATTAACACCACATTAATACTACACTACCCACACCCCCCCGCGTCGGGACATGTTGTAGGAAATCCGCTTGCGGCGGATTATTGTAATCCGACAGAGGGTTTGGACGACACATCGGATcacggagggaaaaaaaagcagcccaGCGGCCTGTAACAGATGCGGCTCGTCCGACAGTAGAGGGCTAAAGTTGGGATATGACCCGCCGCCCTGCTCGGTGTTCCCGCAGCCTGTGATCGGCTGTGCCCGGACCGTTTCCTGGACTGTCCGTGCTCTGACAGCGGCTTGGCATCACGGCACCGCGGAGATTTAACCCGCTGGTTGAAGAcgtccctcctccttctcccttcCCCCGCTAGGTTTAGGTCCAGCCCCGGCCCGGCTTGGCTCGGCTCGGCTTGGCTGTCCTGTTTGCGGATCGAAGCAGTGCCGCCGCCGCTCGAACTCAAGTAGCTAGCGCGGCTAGCCTAGAccagctagctagctagttagtccGGAATCGATCAAGTTTATTTGGGATCGATTGAATAATCGCAGCGCAGTGGGACGCAGAATGTCAGCGAAGGACCAGAACAAACTCTCCACCGTCGAGAGACCCATTAAAGGTGCGTtcttggtgttttgtttttctctcttttcttttcctgctgcAGGAAGTTAACGGAGCTAGTTAGTTGCTAAATGCGAGCAGCTCACCGGCCGCTGGAGGACGACCCAGCCCGGGTGACACTTCATTTAGTGAGGTTTGATTCGACGTGGAGCCCTCGGTGGATCGTGGTGCTTCACTCCTACCTTTACCCGCCACAGGTTCATCGGCTACCGCTAATTAATTAGCGCTGTATCTTAGCTGCCCGGAGCCACTGACATCCAGCGTTTATGTTTGCCCACATTCAAAGCTCAGAGTCCGGGGACGAGTCAGTCCAGCGGGCCGGGGTCTGGACTCCTTCATTGGGGGGAATGTAATGTTTATGTGGAATGTGGACGTTAACGTAGCTATGTAACGttattattaacacacacacacaccttaacaaACACCTGTGATGATAATGAGTTGAGCAGGTTAGGAAACACTATCACACTGTAGAAGAGACGCTgcagtgtatgtatgtgtgtgtgtgtgttccctgcaGATGTTATGATACGAGCTGTAACACGTTCTCTTTCATTGAATATAATTCTAATTCTTAAATATCAGGGTTTAATAATTTATAATCTGCTCACCACAGACTATATAATCAGTGGCTCATTCTTAGCAAACCCTGTTCCACACTGAGTCGGACTTTCTGCCAAACTCAATTGAGAAATGTATTGATTTAGTATGCACTTGTGTGCATATAATTTAATTTGGCAGCAAAACGACTGATTATGACATTTTGGCCAATCAACTGGCTTATACTAGATTTCGGCTTAATGAAGACACCTTCACATGACAGTAGAGCTTATATTGCACAAAATGACAATGTAGTTAATTGTATTCTGAAACAACaggatgtttttgtctttcctaATGCTGAAACGACTGAGGACACATGTTCCTCACTGTTATATCCTATCTTCGtgaagtacttttactccaGTACTAAAATTAATTTTACTTTAACTGCTACTTTAATTGTGGTTTGATTGGTCTGTTGAAATCTTGTATAAATTATTGTTTCCACAGACTCATGCTGCTCAGATTGTTATAAGTCAATCAATAGAGACTATGAAGACTATTGGTTAAAAGAATCAAAGCATCCATCACTTTAGTCCTTTCCAAActaaagctggggtaggcaacATGTATATTTGGTTTTTGATA
This Solea solea chromosome 19, fSolSol10.1, whole genome shotgun sequence DNA region includes the following protein-coding sequences:
- the LOC131445918 gene encoding myosin light chain 5-like, which encodes MASRKTKKKEGGAKRAQRASSNVFSMFEQTQIQEFKEAFTLIDQNRDGFIDKEDLKDTYASLGKLNVLDNELEDMLREATGPINFTMFLTLFGGKLHGTDPEETILNAFKMFDPDAKGFIHKDELQNLLMTQADKFSSEEVKQMFQSSDIDVTGNLDYKSLCYIITHGEQQEE